The stretch of DNA GCCCTGTCGTGCGGCCTCGATCATCGTCACGTCCTCCGCGAGGGCCACGAGCGTGTCGGGCGCCCCCTCCCGGTGAAGCGTCACGCGCAGTCGCCACGCCAGGTACGACGTGGCGGCGGCGGCGAGTGCCCCGACGAACGCGGCGCGCATGCGGCTTCGCTCCTCGGACGTCGTCGCAACCGCGGCAGCAAGGGCGCCCGCACCGATGCGTCCAGCAAGCGGCAGCGGTTCGATACGCGAGGGCATGAACGGCATCTTGTCCGCAGCAAGCTCTCCGACTGCGAACGTGGTGAGGGCTCTCGCAATGCCCGCGCGCGCGAGGCCACGTTGCAGACGCCCGTGCGTGCGATCCTGGCGCTCGGCGAGTGCACGGCTCACGGCCGCGACGGCGGCCATGCTGCGCATGCCGGCGGTCGCGCCGAGCAGCAGCGACCGGACGATGGTGCTGTCGTTCCTCATGCCTGGATTCCTCTCTCGAACGTGAACACGACGTCCGGACCGGAATGAGCGATGCGGCCGCGCTGCTCGAGCAGTGCGCGCGGCTCGCGCATGATTGCCTGCAGGCGCGTGTGCGCCCGGATGTGCCATCGTCGCTGGTAGCGCGGTGCGAGCACCTTGAAGCCCGCATGGCTCCACCAGTTCGGAAAGTCGCCGGGACGCCAGCGCGCCCGGATGGAGAAGCGGATCTCCCCGCTCTGGTGCTCCTTCGTAAGGATGAACCACTCGGCGCCACGCTCGATGTGCCCGCTCAGCGTGTCGTACCGGAAGGCGTACTCCGTGGCGCCGTCGGCAGTCTCCGTCCTGACAGCAGTCACGACTGTGCCATTCAGGTAATGCAACCCGAGCACCTTCACCTCGAGCAGCATGCGTCGGCCCAGGAGCGGTGCCTCC from Longimicrobiales bacterium encodes:
- a CDS encoding DUF4126 family protein — protein: MRNDSTIVRSLLLGATAGMRSMAAVAAVSRALAERQDRTHGRLQRGLARAGIARALTTFAVGELAADKMPFMPSRIEPLPLAGRIGAGALAAAVATTSEERSRMRAAFVGALAAAATSYLAWRLRVTLHREGAPDTLVALAEDVTMIEAARQGVAAMRV
- a CDS encoding DUF1990 family protein; the encoded protein is MGEYRVGRGWSDAELVVRLRALDRLERNFVEDDDMMSAEHGWNSYRSDALLATERPGPPVSDGAFQRGWLAMRSFKFSDPSIVTAHFDPEAPLLGRRMLLEVKVLGLHYLNGTVVTAVRTETADGATEYAFRYDTLSGHIERGAEWFILTKEHQSGEIRFSIRARWRPGDFPNWWSHAGFKVLAPRYQRRWHIRAHTRLQAIMREPRALLEQRGRIAHSGPDVVFTFERGIQA